A single Rhopalosiphum padi isolate XX-2018 chromosome 4, ASM2088224v1, whole genome shotgun sequence DNA region contains:
- the LOC132930400 gene encoding gastrula zinc finger protein XlCGF57.1-like isoform X6, which yields MICFAQINMTEVLKASELRVPMPPENMSINRDRSGEHHQNMDGPPQPAHAHFTPPTSVSDLELLQHRVNWGTFSDPTKVCSSLMLQLGGAAAAVGSGQGGSSGNNQTNGNNERRTHITGSSLMLQLGGAAVATAPSSASGGTQISGSSGERRTHITDSPFHCDICGKYFSRKDHFKNHVMWHTGETPHRCDYCAKTFTRKEHLVNHVRQHTGETPFPCQYCPKAFTRKDHLVNHVRRHTGESPHKCTYCLKVFTRKEHLTNHIRQHTGETPHHCNYCSKSFTRKDHMVYHERQHTGETPFPCQYCPKAFTRKDHLVNHIRRHTGESPHKCTFCMKSFTRKENLTNHIRQHTGESPHRCHFCPKTFTRKEHLTCHIRIHTGESPHACEFCNRTFARKEHLKRHVRQHAPGAEYNCIICSEVFSAKEPLLEHMLTHPRDCPYVCTDCGKAFRLKGNLLFHQRSHQKGMPADRPFRCDLCPKDFMCKGHLVSHRRSHTNTKQQFQSGQFTKDHGTNASFMLKHLMKQENVSEMIGLHQPHPMPQHSVSVGTQVGLPVLPPPPNLHLPPPTAASLLAAVT from the exons ATGATCTGTTTTGCTCAGATTAACATGACTGAAGTGCTGAAAGCTAGTGAATTAAGGGTCCCGATGCCACCAGAAAATATGAGCATAAATAGAGATCGAAGCGGAGAACATCATCAAAATATGGATGGTCCACCACAGCCTGCACATGCTCATTTCACACCTCCAACTTCAGtgtctgatttagaattactgCAGCATAGAGTCAATTGGGGTACATTCA GTGATCCTACAAAAGTATGCTCCAGTCTTATGCTTCAACTTGGAGGAGCTGCAGCTGCTGTTGGTTCAGGTCAAGGAGGTTCGTCTGGTAATAATCAGACAAATGGTAATAATGAACGCCGTACACACATCACAGGCTCTAGTCTCATGTTACAATTGGGAGGAGCAGCGGTAGCGACTGCACCGAGTAGCGCATCAGGCGGTACCCAAATATCGGGTTCAAGTGGTGAACGCAGAACCCATATCACGGATTCACCTTTTCATTGTGACATATGTGGAAAATATTTCTCCAGAAAAGATCATTTCAAAAATCATGTAATGTGGCACACAGGTGAAACACCACATAGATGTGACTATTGCGCCAAAACATTTACACGCAAAGAACATTTGGTTAATCATGTGAGACAACATACtg GAGAAACGCCGTTCCCGTGCCAGTACTGTCCGAAGGCGTTCACACGCAAGGACCATTTGGTGAACCACGTCAGACGTCATACAGGCGAGTCACCACACAAATGCACTTATTGTTTAAAAGTGTTTACGAGAAAGGAGCATCTGACCAATCACATCCGCCAACATACGG GTGAAACACCTCACCACTGCAATTACTGCTCGAAATCGTTCACGCGTAAAGACCACATGGTTTACCACGAGCGTCAACACACAGGAGAAACGCCGTTCCCGTGCCAATACTGTCCGAAGGCGTTCACGCGTAAAGATCATCTGGTTAACCACATCAGGCGGCACACCGGCGAATCGCCACACAAGTGCACATTCTGCATGAAGTCGTTCACCAGAAAAGAGAACCTGACCAACCACATCCGTCAGCACACTGGTGAGTCACCACACCGATGTCATTTTTGTCCTAAAACGTTTACGCGCAAAGAACATCTTACTTGTCATATTCGTATTCACACAGGCGAATCGCCACACGCTTGCGAATTCTGTAATCGAACCTTTGCACGCAAAGAACATCTGAAACGTCACGTGCGCCAGCACGCGCCGGGGGCAGAGTACAATTGTATCATCTGCTCCGAGGTGTTCTCTGCCAAGGAACCGTTGCTCGAACACATGTTGACCCATCCCCGCGATTGTCCGTACGTGTGCACCGACTGCGGCAAGGCGTTCCGCCTCAAGGGCAACCTCCTCTTCCATCAGAGGTCCCATCAGAAGGGCATGCCGGCCGATCGTCCGTTTCGGTGTGATCTGTGCCCCAAGGATTTCATGTGCAAAGGACACTTAGTGTCGCACCGGCGCAGTCACACCAATACTAAACAACAATTTCAGTCTGGACAATTTACAAAAGACCATGGCACCAATGCCTCGTTCATGTTGAAACACTTGATGAAGCAAGAGAACGTGTCGGAAATGATCGGCCTGCATCAGCCCCATCCAATGCCCCAGCACTCTGTCAGTGTGGGCACACAAGTTGGACTGCCTGTTCTTCCTCCGCCTCCAAACCTCCATCTTCCCCCGCCAACCGCCGCTAGCCTGTTAGCCGCAGTCACGTAA
- the LOC132930400 gene encoding zinc finger protein 883-like isoform X3 translates to MICFAQINMTEVLKASELRVPMPPENMSINRDRSGEHHQNMDGPPQPAHAHFTPPTSVSDLELLQHRVNWGTFSDPTKVCSSLMLQLGGAAAAVGSGQGGSSGNNQTNGNNERRTHITGSSLMLQLGGAAVATAPSSASGGTQISGSSGERRTHITDSPFHCDICGKYFSRKDHFKNHVMWHTGETPHRCDYCAKTFTRKEHLVNHVRQHTGETPHHCNYCPKSFTRKDHMVYHERQHTGETPFPCQYCPKAFTRKDHLVNHVRRHTGESPHKCTYCLKVFTRKEHLTNHIRQHTGETPHHCNYCSKSFTRKDHMVYHERQHTGETPFPCQYCPKAFTRKDHLVNHIRRHTGESPHKCTFCMKSFTRKENLTNHIRQHTGESPHRCHFCPKTFTRKEHLTCHIRIHTGESPHACEFCNRTFARKEHLKRHVRQHAPGAEYNCIICSEVFSAKEPLLEHMLTHPRDCPYVCTDCGKAFRLKGNLLFHQRSHQKGMPADRPFRCDLCPKDFMCKGHLVSHRRSHTNTKQQFQSGQFTKDHGTNASFMLKHLMKQENVSEMIGLHQPHPMPQHSVSVGTQVGLPVLPPPPNLHLPPPTAASLLAAVT, encoded by the exons ATGATCTGTTTTGCTCAGATTAACATGACTGAAGTGCTGAAAGCTAGTGAATTAAGGGTCCCGATGCCACCAGAAAATATGAGCATAAATAGAGATCGAAGCGGAGAACATCATCAAAATATGGATGGTCCACCACAGCCTGCACATGCTCATTTCACACCTCCAACTTCAGtgtctgatttagaattactgCAGCATAGAGTCAATTGGGGTACATTCA GTGATCCTACAAAAGTATGCTCCAGTCTTATGCTTCAACTTGGAGGAGCTGCAGCTGCTGTTGGTTCAGGTCAAGGAGGTTCGTCTGGTAATAATCAGACAAATGGTAATAATGAACGCCGTACACACATCACAGGCTCTAGTCTCATGTTACAATTGGGAGGAGCAGCGGTAGCGACTGCACCGAGTAGCGCATCAGGCGGTACCCAAATATCGGGTTCAAGTGGTGAACGCAGAACCCATATCACGGATTCACCTTTTCATTGTGACATATGTGGAAAATATTTCTCCAGAAAAGATCATTTCAAAAATCATGTAATGTGGCACACAGGTGAAACACCACATAGATGTGACTATTGCGCCAAAACATTTACACGCAAAGAACATTTGGTTAATCATGTGAGACAACATACtg GTGAAACTCCTCACCACTGCAATTACTGCCCAAAATCGTTCACGCGTAAAGATCACATGGTTTACCACGAGCGTCAACACACAGGAGAAACGCCGTTCCCGTGCCAGTACTGTCCGAAGGCGTTCACACGCAAGGACCATTTGGTGAACCACGTCAGACGTCATACAGGCGAGTCACCACACAAATGCACTTATTGTTTAAAAGTGTTTACGAGAAAGGAGCATCTGACCAATCACATCCGCCAACATACGG GTGAAACACCTCACCACTGCAATTACTGCTCGAAATCGTTCACGCGTAAAGACCACATGGTTTACCACGAGCGTCAACACACAGGAGAAACGCCGTTCCCGTGCCAATACTGTCCGAAGGCGTTCACGCGTAAAGATCATCTGGTTAACCACATCAGGCGGCACACCGGCGAATCGCCACACAAGTGCACATTCTGCATGAAGTCGTTCACCAGAAAAGAGAACCTGACCAACCACATCCGTCAGCACACTGGTGAGTCACCACACCGATGTCATTTTTGTCCTAAAACGTTTACGCGCAAAGAACATCTTACTTGTCATATTCGTATTCACACAGGCGAATCGCCACACGCTTGCGAATTCTGTAATCGAACCTTTGCACGCAAAGAACATCTGAAACGTCACGTGCGCCAGCACGCGCCGGGGGCAGAGTACAATTGTATCATCTGCTCCGAGGTGTTCTCTGCCAAGGAACCGTTGCTCGAACACATGTTGACCCATCCCCGCGATTGTCCGTACGTGTGCACCGACTGCGGCAAGGCGTTCCGCCTCAAGGGCAACCTCCTCTTCCATCAGAGGTCCCATCAGAAGGGCATGCCGGCCGATCGTCCGTTTCGGTGTGATCTGTGCCCCAAGGATTTCATGTGCAAAGGACACTTAGTGTCGCACCGGCGCAGTCACACCAATACTAAACAACAATTTCAGTCTGGACAATTTACAAAAGACCATGGCACCAATGCCTCGTTCATGTTGAAACACTTGATGAAGCAAGAGAACGTGTCGGAAATGATCGGCCTGCATCAGCCCCATCCAATGCCCCAGCACTCTGTCAGTGTGGGCACACAAGTTGGACTGCCTGTTCTTCCTCCGCCTCCAAACCTCCATCTTCCCCCGCCAACCGCCGCTAGCCTGTTAGCCGCAGTCACGTAA